From a single Miscanthus floridulus cultivar M001 chromosome 8, ASM1932011v1, whole genome shotgun sequence genomic region:
- the LOC136476784 gene encoding zinc finger A20 and AN1 domain-containing stress-associated protein 11-like: MAQRDKKVEEPTELRAPELTLCANSCGFPGNRATNNLCQACFQAATASSAASVSPPSPSSTSSPSPPVFQYDEQQQQQARPSAPAVFADRPAEPSPSRPARTSPSSASSSVNRCQSCRKRVGLTGFRCRCGELFCGAHRYSDRHDCCFDYKAVGRDAIARENPVVRAAKIVRF; encoded by the coding sequence ATGGCGCAGCGCGACAAGAAGGTGGAGGAGCCCACGGAGCTGCGGGCGCCGGAGCTCACGCTGTGCGCCAACAGCTGCGGCTTCCCGGGCAACCGGGCCACCAACAACCTCTGCCAGGCCTGCTTCCAGGCCGCCACCGCTTCCTCGGCCGCCTCCGTCTCGCCGCCGTcgccctcctccacctcgtccccTTCCCCGCCGGTGTTCCAGTacgacgagcagcagcagcagcaggcgaggCCGTCTGCGCCGGCGGTGTTCGCCGACCGGCCCGCGGAACCGTCTCCGTCCAGGCCGGCCCGGACGTCTCCATCGTCGGCGTCGTCGTCCGTCAACCGGTGCCAGAGCTGCCGGAAGCGCGTCGGGCTGACGGGGTTCCGGTGCCGCTGCGGGGAGCTCTTCTGCGGCGCGCACCGCTACTCGGACCGCCACGACTGCTGCTTCGACTACAAGGCCGTCGGCCGGGACGCCATCGCCAGGGAGAACCCCGTCGTGCGCGCCGCCAAGATCGTCAGGTTCTGA